One Alosa alosa isolate M-15738 ecotype Scorff River chromosome 22, AALO_Geno_1.1, whole genome shotgun sequence DNA segment encodes these proteins:
- the gnptg gene encoding N-acetylglucosamine-1-phosphotransferase subunit gamma isoform X1, whose product MCNIYWRYFHRLWLIALVDVAFSGKMKIVEEPNTFGLNNHFLAQGTRLQARTNPSPVSGPPHLHHLAGKCFSYIESTYKYEFCPFHNITQHEQTFRWNAYSGILGIWQEWEIQNNSFTGMWMREGDSCGSKNRQTKVLLACGNSSKLARVSEPQTCVYSLTFETPLVCHQHSLLVYPTLSEQLQKEWDEAEQARYDGLVTDQGYSKLLRDLFEEAGFLKRTQPKPDEPKRPQKTQQTQEQCRQDIEKKNAEIERLRSLLSQHNISYDGSTDKPKAPVTANALQERQRLRGDTGLITDLL is encoded by the exons ATGTGTAATATATATTGGCGATATTTCCACCGACTATGGTTGATTGCATTGG TGGATGTCGCATTTTCTGGGAAGATGAAGATAGTGGAGGAGCCCAATACGTTTGG GCTAAACAATCACTTCCTTGCTCAAGGTACAAGGCTACAGGCTAGGACCAACCCTTCTCCTGTATCAGGACCCCCACACCTACATCATCTGGCAGGAAAGTGCTTTAGTTACATCGAATCCAC GTACAAATATGAATTTTGTCCATTCCATAACATAACCCAGCATGAACAGACATTCCGGTGGAACGCCTACAGTGGAATCCTAGG gatctGGCAGGAGTGGGAGATTCAGAATAACTCCTTCACTGGCATgtggatgagggagggagactCGTGTGGGAGCAAGAACAGACAAACcaag gtGCTCCTGGCTTGTGGAAACAGCAGTAAACTGGCACGGGTGTCGGAGCCGCAAACCTGTGTCTATTCTCTTACGTTTGAGACACCATTAGTTTGCCACCAGCATTCCCTGTTGG TTTACCCTACTCTCAGCGAGCAACTGCAGAAGGAATGGGACGAGGCTGAACAGGCTCGATACGACGGTCTTGTCACGGACCAG GGTTACAGTAAGCTCCTAAGGGACCTTTTTGAGGAGGCAGGATTCTTGAAGCGCACACAGCCAAAACCAGATGAGCCAAAACGCCCCCAGAAGACCCAGCAAACACAGGAGCAAtgcagacag GACATTGAGAAGAAGAATGCTGAAATCGAAAGACTACGCTCTCTGTTGTCACAACACAACATTTCCTATGATGGGAGCACAG ACAAACCCAAAGCACCGGTGACCGCTAACGCTTTACAGGAACGCCAGCGTCTTCGTGGTGACACAGGCCTCATCACTGACCTTCTATGA
- the gnptg gene encoding N-acetylglucosamine-1-phosphotransferase subunit gamma isoform X2: MVDCIGLNNHFLAQGTRLQARTNPSPVSGPPHLHHLAGKCFSYIESTYKYEFCPFHNITQHEQTFRWNAYSGILGIWQEWEIQNNSFTGMWMREGDSCGSKNRQTKVLLACGNSSKLARVSEPQTCVYSLTFETPLVCHQHSLLVYPTLSEQLQKEWDEAEQARYDGLVTDQGYSKLLRDLFEEAGFLKRTQPKPDEPKRPQKTQQTQEQCRQDIEKKNAEIERLRSLLSQHNISYDGSTDKPKAPVTANALQERQRLRGDTGLITDLL; encoded by the exons ATGGTTGATTGCATTGG GCTAAACAATCACTTCCTTGCTCAAGGTACAAGGCTACAGGCTAGGACCAACCCTTCTCCTGTATCAGGACCCCCACACCTACATCATCTGGCAGGAAAGTGCTTTAGTTACATCGAATCCAC GTACAAATATGAATTTTGTCCATTCCATAACATAACCCAGCATGAACAGACATTCCGGTGGAACGCCTACAGTGGAATCCTAGG gatctGGCAGGAGTGGGAGATTCAGAATAACTCCTTCACTGGCATgtggatgagggagggagactCGTGTGGGAGCAAGAACAGACAAACcaag gtGCTCCTGGCTTGTGGAAACAGCAGTAAACTGGCACGGGTGTCGGAGCCGCAAACCTGTGTCTATTCTCTTACGTTTGAGACACCATTAGTTTGCCACCAGCATTCCCTGTTGG TTTACCCTACTCTCAGCGAGCAACTGCAGAAGGAATGGGACGAGGCTGAACAGGCTCGATACGACGGTCTTGTCACGGACCAG GGTTACAGTAAGCTCCTAAGGGACCTTTTTGAGGAGGCAGGATTCTTGAAGCGCACACAGCCAAAACCAGATGAGCCAAAACGCCCCCAGAAGACCCAGCAAACACAGGAGCAAtgcagacag GACATTGAGAAGAAGAATGCTGAAATCGAAAGACTACGCTCTCTGTTGTCACAACACAACATTTCCTATGATGGGAGCACAG ACAAACCCAAAGCACCGGTGACCGCTAACGCTTTACAGGAACGCCAGCGTCTTCGTGGTGACACAGGCCTCATCACTGACCTTCTATGA